The genomic segment ATCGAGGCGTCCCACGGCCAAGTGCCGCCGGACGCCATCCTCGATACCGGGCTGTTCGACGAGGAAAAGGCGCAGGAGCACCCGCTCTGGTTCAAGGAACTCTACGGCGCGCACGAGCATGTGCCGGAGACCGAGGAATACGGCATCAGCTCCTTCGTCTACCGGGCGCGCCGGCCGCTGGATCCGCAGAAGTTCCAGGCGTTCGCCAACACGACCTGGCCGGGGCTGATCCGGGCGAAAGGCCATTTCTGGCTCGCGACCCGGCCGGAATGGGTCGGTGAATTTTCGCTGGCCGGTGCCGTCGCGCATATCGGCGCGATGGGGTTCTGGTGGGCAGCGGTGCCGCGCCAGCGCTGGCCGGAGGAAGAGGTTTTCCGCGAGCGCCTTCACACGGTGTGGAGCGAGGTCTGGGGTGACCGCCGCCAGGAACTCGTCTTCATCGGCCAGGGCATGGACCGGGACGCGATCACCAATGCGCTCGATGCCTGCCTCGTCGGTCCGGCGGAGGTCCGGCGCTTCGATGCGGAGGCCTATCGCGACCTGCCCGATCCGTTCCCGGCCTGGCGCAGGGCGGCGGCCTAGAGCCGTATCCGACCCCATTGCATCAGGCCGGTGTCTCTCGATCATTGTTGTGACGCGCTTTCTTTCGCCGAACCGGCGTCCATTTCGGCGGAAAGCGCTCTAAGCGGAGGAGCGCGGGATGGGCTTCATCAGCCTGAAAGATTGGCGTGCCCGCTCGGCCGGGCTGGCGCAGGCGGCCTCGCGCGCCAAGGCATTGCTTCACCCGGCCTTCGGCTTGAGCGAGGCGGATGCGCTGTCGGTCAACGAGATTGCCTGCCCCGATCCCGGCTGCCCGGATGTCGAAACGGTGGTTCTGGTGATGCGGGCCGGCGAGCCGACGCGGGCCTTGCGCTTCCGGGGCCCGCTCGATGACCTGGACGAGGCCGCCGCCCGCGACCTGGCCCTCGAGGAAGCCGGGCTTCGCGCGCTGTAAAGCCGGCTTTCATCATTCCGTCTTGGTCGGCGTGGGAGTAGGCCAGGGGCCAAAACCGATTCCGCCCTGGCCCGAGTCCGGACATGACTATCAAGCTACGACCGCTGGAGCGCGAAGACCTCCTCTTCGTGCATCAGCTCAACAACAATGACAGCATCATGCGCTACTGGTTCGAGGAGGCTTACGAGTCCTTCGCCGAACTGGCGCAGCTCTACGAGCGCAACATTCACAATCAGACCGAGCGGCGCTTCATCATCGCGACGGAGCGTGGCGAGCCCGCGGGCATGGTGGAGTTGGTGGAGATCAACCATCTGCACCGCCGCTGCGAGTTCCAGATCGCGATCCACCCCGACCATCAGGGGAAGGGCTACGCCAAACGCGCGACCCGCATCGCCATCGACTACGCGTTCAAGGTGCTCAA from the Methylorubrum extorquens genome contains:
- a CDS encoding protein of unknown function (Evidence 5 : Unknown function) — encoded protein: MGFISLKDWRARSAGLAQAASRAKALLHPAFGLSEADALSVNEIACPDPGCPDVETVVLVMRAGEPTRALRFRGPLDDLDEAAARDLALEEAGLRAL
- the speG gene encoding spermidine N1-acetyltransferase (Evidence 2a : Function from experimental evidences in other organisms; PubMedId : 8077207; Product type e : enzyme) yields the protein MTIKLRPLEREDLLFVHQLNNNDSIMRYWFEEAYESFAELAQLYERNIHNQTERRFIIATERGEPAGMVELVEINHLHRRCEFQIAIHPDHQGKGYAKRATRIAIDYAFKVLNIHKLYLHVDKDNKRAAGIYESCGFRPEGILRDEFFVNGRYRDAVRMCLFQPHYLAERGAGDVAEPVLKT